A portion of the Bdellovibrio bacteriovorus genome contains these proteins:
- a CDS encoding HAD family hydrolase — protein sequence MARWAHMLEQILANIRTLTSQGQKSLVVFDLDSTLFDVSPRLERILLDFASFPVNQRRFPEQVSLLKKIKVLRQDWGIVGALTRVGLDDKHPEFQAAVRDYWQKNFFSNHYLHFDDIYEGALDFVQEVDRLGAEIAYLTGRDVERMGPGSVEVLQNWQFPLHEKAQLVLKPHRSMDDAQFKTDYFIEADKKGYSKIFFFENEPVNLVHLQQFCPHVEMIFFDSTHAGKAQPPASLPSIMDFLLKPKGS from the coding sequence ATGGCTAGATGGGCCCATATGTTAGAGCAAATACTTGCAAACATCCGCACCCTCACTTCACAAGGCCAAAAAAGTCTGGTCGTTTTTGATTTGGATTCCACATTGTTTGATGTCAGTCCAAGACTTGAGCGCATCCTTCTAGATTTTGCCTCATTTCCGGTAAATCAACGTCGCTTTCCCGAACAAGTCTCTCTTTTAAAAAAGATCAAAGTCCTTCGTCAGGACTGGGGCATTGTCGGAGCCTTAACTCGCGTAGGGCTGGATGATAAACATCCGGAGTTTCAGGCGGCCGTTCGCGACTATTGGCAAAAGAATTTTTTCTCTAATCACTATTTGCATTTCGACGATATTTACGAAGGCGCTTTGGACTTTGTTCAAGAAGTCGATCGTCTCGGGGCCGAGATCGCCTATCTTACCGGTCGAGATGTTGAACGCATGGGACCAGGCTCTGTTGAAGTTTTGCAGAATTGGCAGTTTCCATTGCATGAAAAAGCGCAGCTTGTTTTAAAACCTCATCGCAGTATGGATGATGCCCAATTTAAAACAGATTATTTTATCGAAGCGGATAAAAAAGGTTACTCTAAGATTTTCTTTTTTGAAAATGAACCAGTCAATTTAGTGCATTTGCAGCAATTTTGCCCGCATGTTGAAATGATTTTCTTTGATAGCACTCATGCCGGTAAGGCACAGCCTCCCGCAAGCCTGCCTTCGATTATGGATTTTCTGCTTAAGCCGAAGGGATCTTAA